In Bifidobacteriaceae bacterium, the genomic stretch CCTCCACCAGCTGCGCCACCGCCCTGAACACCCGGTCCGGATCCGCCGACGCGGCGATCCTCCTCCGCCAATACACCAAAACCGTGTGGTCCGGGGCCGGCTCGTCCACCGCCAGCCCCAACGCCGCCTTCCACCGCAAGTCGAACCCGGCCCGCTCCTCAGCCTCCCGATCCGACAACCCCTCCAACGCCTGCAACAACAACATCGCCGCGACCACCGAGCCCGGAGTCGACGGACGCCCCCGCCCCGACGGGAACAAATCAGCGAACGACTCCTCCGGGAACAACGCCAACCGATGCTCGGCCAAGAACGAGTACACCGTCCCGGGACCAACCAAGCCCGGCGCGACCTCGCCCACCGCGAACAAACCCCCGACACCCCGCGAAAAACCCTGCATAACACAATTTTCCCAGGCCACACCCCAAAAACCGGCAAAACCCCCGGCGCGGCGCCAAACCGCCCCAGGATTAATCACCAGTGTCTTAGGCGGCGAGGTTGTGGCGTTCTGGATGTTGGTCGGATAGCCAGACGAGTCCGAGCCTGTCGGATTTGCTGATGACTCTGAGGGCGAGGATCGGGGCGAGGCCGGTTATGGTCCAGTGCATGCCGGGGCGTTTCGCCCGGCAGGCGACGACGCTGGCGCAGGCGGACTCGACGTTGCCGCTGCCGATGAACAAGTGCAGGTCTTCCTCGAAGTGGCGGTATTGCATGGCGGCGTGGTTGGAGGTGAAGTATTTCGCCTCTCTGGCGGCGGGTTTGGCCAGGTGGGGCGCGGTTCGGTCGAGTTTGAGGGCGGCCACGGCGGCGGCGATGGCGGGCGTGTCGCCTCGGTGGAGGTCGTCGAGCCTGGCGTCGACCCATTCGTCCCGCTCCTCCAACACGGGCTCGAGGAGTTTGCCGAGGTCGTGGATGTGCTCGGCGGCGTGGAACCAGTCGACGATCCTGGTCGCCTGGGGGTAGTCCCTGTCGGCGATGGTCTTTATCCACTTCGCGCCGTCGCCGAGCACGACGGGCTGGCGGATCTGGCCGACGCCGCGCCTTCTGGCCTCGTCCCGCAGGCGGGCGGCGAACTCGTCGCAGCCGTCGAACGTCGCCACATAGGACTG encodes the following:
- a CDS encoding transposase — translated: MQGFSRGVGGLFAVGEVAPGLVGPGTVYSFLAEHRLALFPEESFADLFPSGRGRPSTPGSVVAAMLLLQALEGLSDREAEERAGFDLRWKAALGLAVDEPAPDHTVLVYWRRRIAASADPDRVFRAVAQLVE